In Ananas comosus cultivar F153 linkage group 10, ASM154086v1, whole genome shotgun sequence, the sequence CTTTAgacaatttaaaaataatatcaagTCACTTTCGGATTCTCGCAGCAACAGCAACCAGTTCGTTGCTTCTTCGGTCAAGCACTCTACTACAAATGATTAATTGCAACAGAAAGTAATTGCAGAAGCGCCTCAAagcgacaatttttttttttttttttctgagagagagatagcacgctacctgcttcatttattttatttagaaataaacttagctagaaatgtgaatcaactagaattcgaacttgagacctcgggtaccaaccaccaagccctttgccacttgctctagggacggtcggtagcaGACTTAAGATTTTAGATTGGATAAGTTTTATTATATATGTGACATTCTTAAATATGTGGATTTAGGCTAGGCAAGAACACTTTTCATATAAGGTAAGTCACCAACTTTATATGGGATTGTTTGTTTTGCCGAAACTGGATTTTGGGTTGAAATAAAGTTCAGTGGAAACTACTTCTCTTCTGCTATTTATTTCATAACTATGAAAGTGAAATTTCTTTAGTTTTACTATTTGTTTGGCAAAAAGTGAAtattataaaactataatttatatataaataataaataacttaataaataataaattataatataataaataaatataatataattacattcctatgtaattaaaaaaaataatcaaaaacaactaaattatttttatacattaaattataataatacaataataaaattataaagtaaaacaaatataaatacttaagtaatcaatttttaaatattttaaatgcgCAACTAAATGAAGGAAATACTAAAATTtagtaatcaaattttattatattttaagtatgcaaaactaaataaaagaataattagtgtcaaaattaaatatatttaatattataactagattattgattttatatatattataatattatatatatataatatatatatatatatatatatatattatatatatatatatagagttgagctagaatactctcgagagTAACGAGCCGTTTActctcgagttgttttcgatgatagagcttccaaattgacgatcgctccgttgaaaatgatttataccacttgaagtgttagaaatcaaatttcaaatcttttcgacatcatttgcctaatgatcaaagggtttcaaaattgtgtaattttaatggtggataagagacgtttttcTCTTAACGGGTgtaaagatatcaaaatcaattgaatttttattagaaaattcttttaactatttaaaacaagatctatactcttgatctcgattacaagactcctatcatcattttaaagaatattttatttcagccattcatttttctattcactagatggatataaaacaatatcgaaagtgcgtgaaatttgatttctaggtagtttaaatagtttagatcatatttaacggagccgatcgtcaatttggaagctctatcatcgaaaacaactcaagAGTAAACGGGCTCGTTTActctcgagagtattctagctcaactctatatatatatatatatatatatatttacctaTCTTCactgtaattgacttcggcccggGGTGGACTGAAGTCAATTACGCTATTTTGAGTAAGTCAAATTTCAATTGTATTTTTATTAAGACGAAACAAACAGTAAAAGTAATAGTTTACGGCGGAAAGTAACTTCACCCCCTCTTTATTTTTACCCAAACAAACAAACcctatatatcaataaaaaaTTGAACTATTAATTTGGTGGCCCATAAAATTGCTCCCCTTGTTTAGAAGAGCATAAGAGGGGAACTTTCAAATTGTGCCTAGAAACACTTAAAGTTCAAATCAACCAACTGCTTTTTtccctatatttttattttgtgggTTTTAGCCTTCTAGCGAAGGGTTGTAACATTTCTTCTGTCAGTATCCGCGGTCTCCAAATGAGTTTGTTATGAAGAACTAATAAGAGTATCACTATAAATCTTCTAAAATATCGCAGTTCTCGTCATTGATTTATGTATATAGCTTAATATACTAAACGAAATTAACggtatattaataatttataatattattcatAAAAACACTTGTAGCATTttctacaaaataataaaaacttatTTCGAGCTGGAACTTAGAATTAGAACAATAACTATTTCGGACTGAAGCCTCAGTCCGATtcattcatttttctttctGTGCACAAATTTCATATCTCAATCGTAGATTGTGATTCGACAGTGTTAGATTAACAGAAAAGATGACTGCCGTCTCTCAACGGGCGGTAGAAATTAACGCAGGTAACATtccccaaatttttttaatgtgctCCTGCAACTATCACGTATACTACCAGTCTGCATTATAATTTGTAATGTTCTCCTTTTACCGTAAATGACCGGGCATTCTATTTCATTGTTATTAATGATAGATTTTCAAAGTatgtaaaaataagaaaaaaattaaatacataccaaaattcaGGATCAAAGTCAAATAAGATAACTCATAGAGCGCCATAGAAAAGAAATTTCTGATCAATCTGCAGAAGCGAGAAGTTTGTCTATGATCTGAAAGTCATGAACCGAACTTGGGTAatttggtttctcctcctatctcaATTACTCTGCCGTGCggtgtggaaccgatggtaattcttcaccagaaagcgtatgagaaggtggcagaaccaatacccctttatatagagtccagatcgaCTTCCCATTAAAATCTGATTAAgactttatttaatttaaatagatggaattcggatttgaatatgattaattgggccatATATTATAGAAATCCTAACAATTAATTCTCTTAATTGAGTCACTTCACGCATTATAAATAGGTTGCCTCCTTCCTCATATTGAGCAAGAACTAATTGGCGGGAATTGTTATCAGTTTAAATGGCTCTCAAAGCTGTTCTCCTCTTCTTGCTCTCTCTTTTACTTCTAGCTACCATCCCTGGCGCTCTCATCCCCTCTGCCATGGCCGCGAGAGATGTTGGTAACAagtctcctcctcttcctcgtgAGTACCTTTCCTATGCCTCTATGCATTCTTTCTGATggtaaaattattttgagaGTCTGCTTGATCCCACTTATCCTTTTACTCTCAGCAGCAATACTAAGTTTTCATGAAgtgtttgaaaaaataataataatttgcaaCTTCTGGTGGGTCGAAAAGCAAGATGAGATACTTGAATTTGGTATTTGCATTTTCGCTGcagaacaaattaaattttttaaaaaataaatttatgtagTGCTTCTCCTAATAATATTACTTGGACAAACAATATTCTATCTTTTAGCTTGGTGGGTGGTATGGACTGAGCGAAACAACACTATCTTCCGATCGATACCCCCAACCCTCTGCGCTCGCTTGACCGTATTAACGTTTTACTAAACAACTGGAGCAATTTCTGCTGACCGCGGACTGTATTTTTagcctttttctctttctccttctctccatgtctttggtttttttttgcacttttcttttttcccggAAGCTTTAGCTGCATCCACCTTGTAAGTCTAGTTCATcctttttaatgaatgaagcaggtacctcgctatctttttctcaaaaaaaaaaagaaaaaacaatattCTATCTTTTATAAAACAGTATaatatcttaatattttatcaaataatataatatctttCAGTAGGTCTAAATTAACAAGCTCTAAAACTAACTTATAACCTATTTGGCGTTTGAAAAAACTATTGTTAGAGATGCTGACTTTACCTGTTGCTTGGTGTTTCCAGAAGCTTCAAAATATTTCGGCTTCCACGTTCAGCACTATATATACATcaaactaattattattttagctTAAGCCACaataaggagaaaaaaaaaaaaagtttcttattttttctttatcaaaaacattaattttatgCAGCTCTCTCTAAACATATCggatatattaattttttaaaaaaagataagtgaaatgatatttttgctatcacaaatGTGCCATTCAATGACATTTTTATTATCATAAATATGTccatttaaaaattctaattgttAGAATTATGCAGAAGtattcttttgaaaattttcgacagtcatcttcttctttcatgaataaaattatagtataagagagataaaaatattaatttatcttattaatctatcagaattaagtattttatctatggttggttatattttttttaacgaatCCTAATAGtaggggtatatatatatatatatatatatatatatatatatatatttgaaaatgttagaatttttgtatgaataaatataaaaagttgagtTTTGCAGGAAATGTTTATAGAGAACTCTATCCATTTAACCCTTATCAAAATGTcgttatatgtttttttttttagaaataggtagcatgctatctactttgtttattttattttgaaaataaatttagctggaaacgtgaatcaattagaatttgaacttgagaCCCACCAAATACTTTGCCACTTGTTgctagaaacggtcggtaaATATTGTTGGTATATGTTGATTTTCAAAGTGGAGAACTAGACCGTTGTTCTTGGAGCAAACCAAACAATAAGCTCTAAATCTGAAAGCAGTTTCATTTgtaatctaattttattattatcgtACGACGAAAATCGAGCTCACTCCAACAAACCAGTTCGGTCGGTGGGAGTATGGGCGTAAATAAGAGTAGAATTTAAACGAGGAAAAATTATACTATACTATCAAACATTATTCTGTTTTCTCTTTCATCATCGCTTTGTTCGATGATGATGAACACAGTGCCGCCAGGAGGACAGGGCAAGACCACGGACGAGAAGGGACGCCCGCGTACCGCGCACCGTCGGCCGTCGCCTCACATGCGAGTAGGGGTgtcaaacgggccgggcggcccgcggtccgcccggcccggcacgagaGTGGGCCGGGCCAGGCACGGCACGGCACTGTAGCgtgccgtgccggcccggcccGACCAGTTAAATCGGGCCGTGCTGGGCTGCACTCCCGTGGCCcgatggcccggcacggcccggcacgaTATAGGTCTAGGCCGTGCCGGGCCTAGAGGGTACCCAGCCCGgtccggcacggcacggcccggcccatGTGGCCAGGCACTCCCGAGCCGGGCCCAAGCTCTGCAGCACCCAGTTGGGCAAGCCAACCTTGGGAGTTGGGTTCCCGAGGCCCTGCAGCACTCAACTCCCAATGCTTTGGGAGTTGGGCTGTAGCTTTGGGACTCCCAAATGAGAGTTGGGCTGTGGCTTTGGGatggtatttttgtcaaaaaaatttaaaatttttaaataatttaatttaaaatttaaaattttaatatttttataaatatattttaattttttttacttatatattatttttaaaaaaattaatattaatatttttatttttcaaaaaatttaaatatttttaaataaaattaataaaataaaaaagggctgGCCCGAAGCCCCCGGCGGCCCCGGCACGGCCCGCTGCAGTCCGGGCcggggccgtgctgggccgggtTCCAAAAAATTTGGCCCGCAATGCACGGCCCGATTTTGGGGCCGGGCCGTGCGGGCTGCCTCCGGCCCGTTTCGGCcggaaaatgtgggccgtgccggccgcggcacggcccacattacatccctacATGCGAGCTTCTTCGAGATTCCTGCAAGTGGGGCTGAAACCTACGCGCCCGGATCCCTATTTTGATACTCCCCAGCCGTCGTGTTCCACAGACCAATCCATGCTCGAACAATTACTGCGGCCTCCACCAAATAATAGCCCAGCCTGCAGTTTAACCAACCTAATATATACGCACTATTAATTCTACTCACAATAGAGCGTAGGCTATGCCAGTAAATAAAATCCAGTTCCGATGAAAAGGACacgatcaaatatatatatattaatatatatatatatatagagagagagagagagagagagagaattatgctactatactatcaatagtactaagctcttgatactattgagttttcggccgttggatgaaaggatatgctgttagaataatagtgatcccctagggttgagtgggtcgttggttttaatagtataatctaacgggtggaaatgatcaaagagtagatctaacggtagaaaactcaatagtatcaaggacttgctactatcgatagtatagtagccggactctatatatatatatatatattagaaagacttaATTTTAGTTCCTGAGTTTGTCATTTGCTTTGTAATCCAGAATCTCTTCACTGTACATGCCGTGCCatcagtattatatatatatatatatatactcgacAATTAATAAATGATGAGTAACAGAGGTTTAGTTTTTAATTGTATTTTGTTGGTGTATTCTTTGCCaagttgacgatatttttaatgatagaaatttaactaaataaataatgaaaattagaaatctgatgaaaaaaaattaaggtccaaccaaaaaaaaaaggtaggaTAAGGGGTTGGGAGTATTGAAGCAATTAACCCCTTCCTCCTCCCCGGTACGGATTGCCCGGTTCAACCGAAACGGACCACAAGTTTGTCTGGTTCGGGCCGAAACGGACCGGGCCACCTTTTGTTGGATTGTGATCAAGTATGGCCCAGGCCCAAACCGGACAGAGCCCTGCTAGTCTACGGCCCCGCCCATTACGGTatactcttttattttcttatatattttagttttaatttttaaaaacttttaattaattttatactattaaataaatCATTTTTAGATAACCTTtctaaaaaactattttgaatttgaatagtttaaactagtttttaagaataaataaaaacaccaaaaaaatatattacaaaaaagaaaaattaaataaacaaaagcgCCGTCCCGGTACTTTTTGTAATTTGTAAGCTGAAAATGTATGGAAAACCCCTCTACTATAGGATAGTTTGAAAACCACctcttcaaatttattttttttattaacctCCATTTAATTTtctcggttttttttttttatttggtatatCAACTCGGTagatacaaatttaattaggaAATACAATAGCCCTTGTATTCAATTCTATCGGATACTCATTTGTATtgtatatgtaaaaaaatagtattttattaatatagtaGTGCTTATTTTATGAACAagcaatgctatatatatacatatactccaaatagagtataaatcttaCGCTTATTATTTAAGGAACATTATTGTATTTAGttgttctcaattttttttataataccaaaaactccaaaaaaaatttaaactccaCCATTTTAGATGTAAAATGTACATCCTCTATTTAGAATATACCGCGAGCATTTCTTTCATGGACAAATTTAGTGTATCAATTCGGTAGACATAAACGTAAGTTACAATCCCCCGTCTATTAGTTCTTTGACTTACTCTCTTCTATTCACTAATAACTATATTTTCTGACTACCGATCggccctagagcaagtggtaaaaggtttggtagttggtacccgaggtggttggtcccaagttcgaattttaattaattcatatttccaactaagtttatttcttaataaaataaacgaactATATTTTCTAACTAATATTATACGTAGGGTCCGTTTGGTTCACGATTTGTAATATTCCGATTATCCTTCACttttcataattaaaaatattcaaataattaCCAAACAACGCAAGTTGGATAGTTATTCAAATAATTACCAAACAATTCAAGTTGGATAGATGTAAAAGATTATATGAAGTAGTGGGAATCATTGTAgatttctaaataataaaaatactaggTTACTATGGGTTACAAgatattcttatttttctgTCCGATGAAAATTATTAGTAATtcattaataagaatatactaGTATTTTACAACTTTTCGACTCAAACGGCGTGATAAATTAGTAACACACttttcatttcaaatataaaatatataattaatattttcaaaatatttcaaaccTTGATCAAAGTATCCCTTactactttattattattattattattattatcggcTGTAAAATACGAGGTAATTTTCCGTGCAATTTGCCGCTAATTAATCAGGAACAACCTTTGGCTCCAATACCAATCCGTTGGTTAGAGATATCATACACCACAGTAACCTTCACCTGCTGCGTGTTTCCAATAATACTCAGTTGTTGGTCGTTACTATTTCCAGCAAACGCTAAACAGCTCTGCGCTGGCTCGCCGAACATTATGCCGTCGATGTCCAGATTGAGGCTCGCTCCGCCGTCGAACACCAGCTCCACCGCCGGCACCTTCACCACCTCGTGCCCGCTCAGATTGTAACACGTGTCCAGTTCATAGTCCGCGGGTGCCGTCGTGTAGTTCGCCATGTGCCGGCGGAACACCGCCCGCATCCCGGAGAACGCGGCCGGCGGCAGTCTGGTGATCACCGTCCCGGAGTCCATCAGCGTCCTGGCTGTCGAGAACACCTTCTGGTTTATATCCAGTTTCTTGCCTCCGACTTTGATCGCCACGAGTTTTACGTAGTACGTTGACGGATCGCTCGCTTCGCGTATCATCGGCGTGTATCGTATGCCGGCCGGCGGGCTGCCTGTACTGCCGACTAGCAGGTAGCCAGTCGAGCTCGCTATTGACGGTAGGCAGTAGGAAAAGATCTCTCTGTACTTTTGCGAGGCCTGCGAGATCAGCGAGGACTCGCCGCGGCCTAAGCCGATCAGACCGGCAACCCGACCAAACGACCCTCTGTTATGATCGCCGCAGCCGAACCTAAAGTTCGGCAGCAGGTCCCAGGGACTCAGAGTAAGCGTGTCGTGGCTGAAGTTCCCAGAGGACCTGGACTTATCGTCGTATTGGATTTCGTAGCGGCACGTCCGGCCGGCAGAGCAGCGGGCAGGGTCGAGTTGGGCGCACTCAGCTGAGCCGCAGTGGATGCTGCTATACGTGGATGATTTGGCCGGATCGAAAAGTGGGTCGTTTTGTGGGTAACAATGGTTGCAGGGCTTGCACTGGAGCCAGGAGAGGTCGCTGCCGGTGTCGAATTCCACGGAGAAGTCCTGTTTAGGAGTTCCGATGCCCGCATTCATGATGTAGTTGCTGGTGCCAACGATGTCGCCGGTGTGGGCAGGAACCGACACGGCCCGCAAGCCGCCTCTGCCGGCTATGTTGAATGCGGTAGAAAGACGACGATGTTGGAGCGAGTCGACTCGAGCTTGATCATTGTTAATGATTTGCTTGTGTGACGGTTTTTCCTCCTTCCAGAGTGGCGAGCACGGTCCGTACCGATGGACGACGGTCAGCCTCGACAGATTTGAATCTGATCAGGAATCCAAACAAACATGTTTTAAGTAGGAGAACTCCATAGAAGGGAGCTGATATTACCATGAACATATCAGCTCTTTGCAATTATATCCTCATCCAGTGAAAAATAGTCCAAGTCCTATTATTACTGGAATTGAACTACGCTTTCGTGGAGTACTTTGTTGGTTTAAA encodes:
- the LOC109716596 gene encoding aspartyl protease family protein At5g10770-like — protein: MNAGIGTPKQDFSVEFDTGSDLSWLQCKPCNHCYPQNDPLFDPAKSSTYSSIHCGSAECAQLDPARCSAGRTCRYEIQYDDKSRSSGNFSHDTLTLSPWDLLPNFRFGCGDHNRGSFGRVAGLIGLGRGESSLISQASQKYREIFSYCLPSIASSTGYLLVGSTGSPPAGIRYTPMIREASDPSTYYVKLVAIKVGGKKLDINQKVFSTARTLMDSGTVITRLPPAAFSGMRAVFRRHMANYTTAPADYELDTCYNLSGHEVVKVPAVELVFDGGASLNLDIDGIMFGEPAQSCLAFAGNSNDQQLSIIGNTQQVKVTVVYDISNQRIGIGAKGCS